A stretch of the Notamacropus eugenii isolate mMacEug1 chromosome 2, mMacEug1.pri_v2, whole genome shotgun sequence genome encodes the following:
- the FKBP6 gene encoding inactive peptidyl-prolyl cis-trans isomerase FKBP6: MAEPQVTSLNDLMPVLDREDAGELSPYQRLSQRMQDVTGDRGVLKEVIREGAGDLVTPDASVLVKYSGYLEHMDKPFDTNCYRKIPRLMKLGEEITLWGMEVGLLTMRKGELARFLFKPRYAYGALGCPPLIPPNTTVLFELELLDFLDSAESDKFFALTAKQQDVFPLEKVLKVAGTEREFGNYLFRQNRFHDAKERYKRASLILCRRPFHPGEQGQIESAKLLVFLNLSFTYLKLERPTRALSYGEQALAIDQKNAKALFRCGQACLLMTEYERARDFLVRAQREQPLNHDINNELKKLASCYRHYMDKEKEMCYRIFSPLHSSAVQQN; encoded by the exons TCTCCCTACCAGAGATTGAGCCAGCGGATGCAGGATGTCACTGGAGACAGAGGAGTGTTAAAGGAGGTCATCCGTGAGGGGGCTGGAGACTTGGTGACCCCAGATGCTTCCGTGTTAG TGAAATACTCTGGGTACCTGGAGCACATGGACAAACCCTTCGACACCAACTGCTACAGGAAGATCCCTCGGCTAATGAAGCTCGGAGAAG AGATAACCCTGTGGGGAATGGAGGTGGGCCTGTTGACAATGCGCAAAGGTGAGCTGGCCCGATTTCTCTTCAAGCCTCGCTATGCCTATGGGGCACTGGGCTGCCCACCCTTGATTCCGCCCAACACCACAGTCTTGTTTGAATTGGAGCTGCTGGACTTCCTGGACTCTGCTGAGTCGGACAAATTCTTCGCCCTTACTGCT AAGCAGCAGGATGTATTCCCACTCGAGAAGGTGCTGAAGGTGGCTGGCACAGAGAGGGAATTTGGCAACTACCTCTTTCGCCAGAACCGTTTTCATGATGCCAAGGAGAGATACAAAAGG GCCTCCTTGATTCTTTGCCGTAGGCCTTTTCACCCTGGGGAACAGGGTCAGATAGAGAGTGCCAAGCTCCTGGTCTTCCTTAACCTGTCCTTCACTTACCTCAAGTTGGAACGACCCACCCGGGCCCTGAGCTATGGAGAGCAAGCCTTGGCTATTGATCAGAAGAATGCGAAGGCCCTCTTCAGATGTGGACAG GCTTGTCTTCTCATGACTGAGTATGAGAGAGCCCGGGATTTTCTGGTCCGAGCCCAAAGAGAACAGCCTTTGAATCATGACATCAACAACGAGCTGAAGAAGCTAGCCAG CTGCTACAGACACTACATGgataaggagaaggaaatgtgCTACCgaatattttctcctcttcattccTCTGCTGTGCAACAAAACTGA